A stretch of Castanea sativa cultivar Marrone di Chiusa Pesio chromosome 2, ASM4071231v1 DNA encodes these proteins:
- the LOC142624721 gene encoding putative polyol transporter 6 yields the protein MTMTMAEGKVQDVKSYNSYSLSCTIVISMITVIFGYDTGVMSGAMIFIEDDLKISDFQVSVLAGILNICALFGSLIAGKISDYIGRRYTIVVASIIFLIGSVLMGWGPNYAVLLAGRCTAGVGVGFALMIAPVYTAEISPAGHRGALTSLPDVAISFGILIGYVSNYFFGKLSLKLGWRLMLGIAALPSLALAIGILKMPESPRWLAFQGRLAESKKMLLKVSQSEKEAEMRFRDIKIAAGIDENCTDDVVKISKTGKNEQVWKELFLKPTPAVRRILFTAIGLHFFDHATGIEAVLLFGPRIFKKAGVHKKSKLLLATVGTGIIKTVFIFIATFLIDKRGRRPLLMISAVGMVSALGVVATALTIAEQHDEPLWALVVSLVAVYTFVAFFSMGMGPIAWIYLSEMFPLRVRGLGVGIGVAVNRLMNATVSISFISLTKALTIGGAFFLYCGFGLLSLLFIYFCMPETKGKTLEEIEDLFSKKKKNVDAEAMQPNPTQTNRQS from the exons ATGACGATGACGATGGCGGAGGGTAAGGTGCAAGATGTGAAATCGTATAACAGCTATTCTCTTTCCTGTACAATAGTGATCTCTATGATCACTGTTATTTTCGGCTATG ATACTGGTGTTATGAGTGGTGCCATGATATTTATCGAAGATGATCTAAAAATCAGTGACTTCCAAGTATCAGTCCTGGCTGGAATCCTCAACATATGTGCTTTGTTTGGCTCTCTTATAGCTGGGAAAATTTCAGATTATATTGGTCGTCGTTATACGATTGTAGTGGCCTCCATTATTTTCTTGATTGGCTCAGTTCTAATGGGTTGGGGCCCAAACTATGCTGTACTTCTTGCCGGAAGGTGCACTGCTGGCGTTGGCGTGGGCTTCGCTCTTATGATTGCACCAGTTTACACTGCGGAGATTTCTCCTGCTGGCCATCGAGGCGCTCTCACTTCTCTACCAGACGTTGCCATAAGCTTTGGCATCTTAATTGGCTATGTATCAAACTACTTCTTTGGCAAATTGAGTTTGAAACTTGGATGGAGGCTGATGCTTGGAATAGCAGCGCTCCCTTCGCTTGCCTTAGCTATAGGCATCCTAAAAATGCCAGAGTCACCAAGGTGGCTTGCATTTCAAGGCCGTCTAGCTGAATCCAAGAAAATGTTGTTGAAAGTTTCTCAAAGCGAAAAAGAAGCCGAAATGAGGTTCCGGGACATCAAAATTGCAGCTGGGATCGATGAAAATTGCACCGACGATgttgttaaaatttcaaaaactggTAAAAACGAACAGGTTTGGAAAGAGCTGTTTTTGAAGCCTACCCCTGCTGTACGAAGAATTTTATTCACAGCAATTGGACTCCATTTCTTCGACCATGCAACAGGTATTGAGGCAGTCTTGTTATTTGGTCCAAGAATTTTCAAGAAAGCTGGAGTGCATAAGAAGAGCAAGCTGTTGCTAGCCACTGTTGGGACTGGGATTATAAAGACCGTGTTTATATTTATAGCTACGTTTCTTATTGACAAACGTGGAAGGAGGCCACTCTTGATGATAAGCGCAGTGGGTATGGTTTCAGCCCTAGGAGTAGTAGCAACTGCACTCACCATAGCTGAACAACATGACGAACCGCTGTGGGCACTGGTCGTTAGCCTTGTTGCAGTCTATACATTTGTGGCTTTCTTTTCAATGGGGATGGGTCCTATTGCATGGATCTATCTCTCAGAGATGTTCCCCTTGAGGGTCAGAGGACTTGGTGTTGGAATTGGGGTTGCTGTGAATAGACTTATGAATGCTACAGTTTCTATAAGTTTCATTTCACTCACCAAAGCACTCACGATTGGCGGGGCCTTCTTTCTGTATTGTGGTTTTGGTTTGTTATCTTTGCTGTTCATCTATTTCTGCATGCCCGAGACCAAGGGAAAGACTTTGGAAGAGATTGAGGATCTCTTtagcaagaagaagaaaaatgttgaTGCAGAAGCTATGCagcccaacccaacccaaacaAATAGGCAATCGTAG
- the LOC142625438 gene encoding putative mitochondrial protein AtMg01250, producing MGSLALKLDISKAYDRVEWGFLKGIMIRLGFPEVWVDRVMCCVTTTSYFVLINGKTYGHITPSRSLRQGDPHSPYLFLLCTEGFTLLLHKAEIEGRIQGVSICRRAPRITNILFADDSLIFCQAKQSEVQVISEILQGYADASGQCINLDKSSIYFSGNTPLEQKNWIKDYLRVKEVDRFETYLGLPMLVGRAKYHSFAYLKDRVWKKLQG from the coding sequence ATGGGATCTCTTGCACTTAAATTGGATATTAGTAAGGCTTATGACCGAGTTGAGTGGGGCTTTCTAAAAGGCATTATGATTAGATTGGGATTTCCTGAAGTTTGGGTGGATAGGGTCATGTGTTGTGTTACTACAACTTCTTATTTTGTCCTTATAAATGGGAAAACATATGGCCATATCACTCCATCTAGGAGTCTCCGACAAGGAGACCCTCATTCAccttatttgtttcttttatgtaCAGAAGGATTCACATTATTGCTTCATAAAGCAGAAATAGAGGGACGAATACAAGGTGTGTCTATTTGTAGGAGGGCCCCAAGAATTACCAATATATTGTTTGCAGATGACTCATTGATTTTTTGCCAAGCGAAGCAAAGTGAAGTCCAAGTTATTTCAGAGATCCTGCAAGGGTATGCTGATGCTTCGGGTCAATGTATTAACTTGGATAAATCTTCTATTTACTTTAGTGGCAACACACCACTAGAGCAGAAGAATTGGATCAAAGACTATCTGAGGGTAAAGGAGGTGGACCGGTTTGAAACTTATTTGGGCTTGCCTATGTTGGTGGGGCGAGCAAAATACCACTCATTTGCTTACCTTAAAGATAGGGTATGGAAAAAGCTCCAAGGGTGA
- the LOC142624722 gene encoding putative polyol transporter 6 yields the protein MVSMEDGCGENQARFNKYACACAMVASMISIIFGYDTGVMSGAMIFIKEDLKINDTQVEVLAGILNLCALLGSLAAGRTSDYIGRRYTIVLASIIFLLGAVLMGYGPSYAVLIIGRCVAGIGVGFALMIAPVYSAEISSPSSRGFLTSLPELCISLGILLGYLSNYFFGKLTLKLGWRMMLGIAAIPSLALAFGIVKMPESPRWLVMQGRLGDAKKILLQVSNTKEEAEARFRDIKTAAGIDENCLEDIVKLPSKNCGEGVWKELLLRPSPSARWILMAAIGIHFFEHATGIEAVVLYSPRIFKTAGITSKDKLLLATVGVGLTKATFILIATLFLDKFGRRRLLLTSTGGMVLALTVLGFSLTVVEHSEEILVWALNLSIVATYTYVAFFSIGLGPITWVYSSEIFPLKLRAQGASIGVAVNRVMNAVVSMSFISIYKAITIGGSFFMFAGISVLAWGFFYFFLPETKGKSLEEMEVLFSKNTRPRNVGTETQQRSNV from the exons ATGGTTTCAATGGAGGATGGTTGTGGAGAAAATCAGGCGAGGTTCAACAAGTATGCATGTGCTTGTGCTATGGTTGCCTCTATGATCTCCATTATTTTTGGTTACG ATACTGGTGTAATGAGTGGAGcaatgatattcataaaagaagatctaaaaataaatgacacaCAAGTTGAAGTCCTGGCTGGAATTCTGAACCTATGTGCTCTATTAGGTTCCCTGGCTGCTGGAAGAACATCTGATTATATTGGTCGCCGTTACACAATTGTCTTAGCCTCCATCATTTTCTTGCTTGGTGCAGTTTTGATGGGTTATGGCCCATCTTATGCAGTCCTAATCATTGGAAGGTGTGTTGCTGGCATTGGTGTGGGCTTTGCACTCATGATTGCACCAGTTTACTCGGCAGAGATTTCTTCTCCTTCATCCCGAGGATTTCTAACCTCCCTACCCGAGCTTTGCATTAGTCTTGGAATCTTACTCGGTTATTTATCCAATTACTTCTTCGGAAAATTGACCTTGAAACTTGGCTGGAGGATGATGCTTGGAATTGCAGCAATCCCTTCACTTGCCTTGGCTTTTGGCATTGTAAAAATGCCAGAATCCCCAAGGTGGTTAGTAATGCAAGGCCGTCTAGGAGACGCTAAAAAGATCCTATTGCAAGTATCTAATACTAAAGAAGAAGCTGAAGCCCGTTTCCGCGACATAAAAACAGCTGCTGGAATTGATGAGAATTGCTTAGAGGATATTGTCAAACTTCCAAGTAAGAATTGCGGTGAAGGGGTTTGGAAAGAACTATTGCTCAGGCCTTCTCCTTCAGCGCGTTGGATTTTGATGGCGGCCATTGGAATTCACTTCTTTGAGCATGCAACAGGAATAGAGGCAGTTGTGTTATATAGTCCAAGAATCTTCAAGACAGCTGGTATCACCAGCAAGGACAAGCTCTTGCTTGCCACAGTTGGGGTAGGGCTTACAAAGGCTACATTCATATTAATAGCAACACTTTTTCTTGACAAATTTGGGAGGAGACGCTTACTTCTTACAAGCACAGGTGGTATGGTTTTGGCCTTAACAGTTTTAGGCTTTAGTTTAACCGTGGTGGAGCATTCTGAAGAGATACTCGTGTGGGCACTGAACCTCAGCATTGTTGCTACTTATACATATGTGGCTTTCTTTTCTATTGGGCTTGGTCCCATTACATGGGTCTATAGCTCTGAGATATTTCCTTTGAAGTTAAGGGCACAAGGAGCCAGTATTGGGGTAGCCGTGAACAGAGTCATGAATGCTGTAGTTTCTATGAGTTTTATCTCAATTTACAAAGCAATTACAATAGGTGGGAGTTTCTTTATGTTTGCTGGCATCTCTGTGTTGGCATGGGGgttcttttatttcttcttgCCGGAGACTAAGGGAAAGTCCTTGGAAGAGATGGAGGTGCTGTTCAGCAAAAACACTAGGCCTAGAAATGTAGGTACAGAAACTCAGCAAAGAAGCAATGTGTAA